The genomic region TCGCGCCGCTCGAGCCCAACAGCTCCGCCAGCGCCGCGCCTTCGCTCGTCGTCTCGCGAGACGCGAGCACGATCTTCGCCCCCACCGTCAGTGGCAGCAGCAGCTCGAGCACAGCGATGTCGAACGAAAGCGTGGTCACCGCGAGCACCGTGTCGCTCGCCGTCATTCCCGGACCGTCGACCATGCTCGACAGGAAGTTCGCTACCGCCCGATGCGGCACTGCCACGCCCTTCGGCTTCCCCGTCGAGCCCGACGTGTAGATCACATACGCCGCATCGTCGGACCGGGCGCTGTTTGGACCTGCCTCCAGGTCGCTGGAGTCGAGCGGTGCGAGCGAGTCGTCCGCGTCGAGCGTGACGACCTGCTTCGCCTTGAGCTCCAGACGCTCACTGAGCGATTGCTCGGTCACCAGCGCCGCGATTGCCGCATCCTCTGCCATGAACGCGAGCCGTTCTTTGGGAAACCCGGGATCGAGCGGCACATACGCGGCGCCGGCCTTGAGCGCGCCAAGTAGGCCAACGAGCATCCGCTCCGAACGCTCCACGCACACGCCCACGTGCGTACCCCGCCCGACACCGAGCTCGCGGAGCCTGCGTGCGAGCTGATTGGCCCGCGCGTTGAGCGAGCCAAACGTGACCACCCGGTTACCGGTCTGGACGGCGATGCGCTCGGGGTTCTCCGCGACCTGTTCTTCGAACCGCCGATGAATGAGCTGCGGCCCAGGCACGCTCCTTTCGGTCGCGTTCCAGGCGTCGAGCTGCCCTTGCTCCCGCGGCGTCAACATCGGCAGGTTGGCGATGGGCGTTGCCAGCTCCAGCGACGCGGCGTCGAGGAGCTGGGCATACGCCTCCATCCACCGCTCGACCGTCCGGGCCTCGAAGAGATCGCTGTTGAACTGCACCTCGAGCGTCACCTCGCCGCGCTGCTCCACGGCGTTGACGAAGAGATCGAACGTCTCGAAGCGGCGCGGATTCGTCTGCAGCTGCACCTCGAGCCCGGCGAACGGCATCTCGCGCTCGCTCAGCCCGCGGTCGAGGTTGAAGCACACCGACGCCAGGGGAAGCCGGCTCGGATCGCGCGCGAGCGGCAGCGAACGCAGGAGCCGGCCATAGGTGAAGGCCTGGTGCTCGGAGGCATCGAGCGTGGCCCTTCTCGTCTCCGCGAGCAGCGCGAGGAACGACTTGTCCCGCGCGGGCGCGAGCCGAATGGGGAGCGTGTTCACGCAGTGGCCCACGAGCGTTTCGTGATCGCCCACGCCCTGGCCCGCCGACGGAATGCCAATGACCACGTCCTCCTGCCCGGTGAGCCGTCCCATCAGCACGCCGAAGCCGGCGAGCAGCGCGTTGAACAAGCTCCCGCGCTCGCGCGCCGCCGCGCGCCGCACGCGCGACACCAGCTCCTCCGGCAGCAGCCGATCCATTCGACGGGAGGCGTACGTCTTCTGCGCTGGACGGACGCGATCCGTCGGCAGCTCGAGCACCGGCAGCTCACCCGAGAACCGCGAGAGCCAGTACGCCTCGTCCGCGGGCTTCGATGCGGCACCTGTTCGCGCCTGCTCGCGCGCGTACGCGGCGATGGATTCTGCCGGCTCGAGCGCAACCGGATGTCCGGGCTTGCGCGCGCTGTACAGCGCCGCCCATTCGCGAACGATCACCGCAGTCGACCAGCCATCGCAAACGAGGTGGTGCGCGGTGAAGATGGCGCGAACTTCTTGCGGCGACATGCGCACCAGGTGCGCGCGGCACACCGGACCGTGCTCGAGGTCAAAGGGCGTCTGCACTTCACTCTCGAGCAGCGCAGTGAACACCGCATCGCGGTCGGCGCGCGCGGACAGATCGTTCAGCTTCGGCGCGACGAAGAGCGGCGGCCCAACGAGCAGCGACGTGCCATCCGCGCTGAAGGTGGAGCGCAGCGCCGCGTGCCTCGCCACGAGATCTTCGAGCGCGCTCCCCAGCGCCAGCACGTCCACGTCGCCGCGAAGGGTGAGCGTGATCGACTCGTTGAAGGCGAGCGACGCCTCAGAGCCGAGGCGTGTCGCGGTCCAGAGCTCGCGTTGAGGTTCGGTGGTGGGCGCCACGTCGAGGATTGCGGGCCCAGCAAAAGGATCGAAGTCGCTTACCAGCTCCTGGGTGGACATCGTCGCTCCGGGTCAAGGTGCGGTTCGGCGACGCAACGCGGTCGCAGAAACCGGGCCAGCCGCGTGAGCGCTGCGCGACAGCCGTTCGATTCACGCAGCGACGCCCGGAGTGCCCAGCAGCGTGCGAGGCGCATCCGGCACGCGTCTCGCACGAGCGCACCATCGGTCGCGGGCGAAGCGGGGCTCGGGCCACGACGAGGTCGGGTGTTGGCGGCGTTGGGGAGGCGTGGTCATGAGCGGGTTTCTGGGGGCCCTCAGTCCGGGGCGGATGGCGAAGCTCAACCTGTTGGGTGATTTGGCGGTGCTGGTCCTCGCCGTCGCGTTCGCGTCGAGGGGCCACGGGCTCTTCTGGAGCATGCTGCTGGCGCCCGTGTGGATCCTCACGGCGGCCGCGCTGCGGCACTACGACCCCTGGGCGAGCGATCGCAGCGCGCTCGACGATCTCGCGCTCGTGTCGGTGCTCGTGGCCGCCGTCACCACCGTGCAGGCCATGCTCAACGCGCTCTTCGGGAGCTGGCTCCCCACGCCCAACGTGGGCCACTACGCGCTGGCGAGCTTTCCGCTCCACGCTGCGCTTCGCGCGCTGATCCGCGGGCTGCGCCGCCTCGACAAGCCGCTCGACGAAGTGCTCGTGGTGGGCACCGGTCCGCTCGGCCGTCTCACCCGCGAGGACGTCGCGCACAGTCGACGCCGTCGCGTGCTGGGCTACCTGCGCTTCCCCGACGAGCCCGAGCCCGAGCGCAGCAACGCGTACCTCGGCGTGAGCGACGAGCTCGAGTCCATCCTCCGCGACGTGCCGGTGGCCGAGGTCTACGTCGCCGGAAACGCCATCAAGCAGGGGCCGGCCATGCAGCGCGTGGTGCACACCTGCGAGCGCTTCGGCGTTCCGTTCGCGTTGCCCGCGCAGCCCTTCCGACTCGACCGCGCGCAGGCCATGGGCGCGGGCTTCAGCGGCGACGGCTACCAGCACCTGCTCTGCTGCTCCTACAAGCCCGCGCAGATGGCGGTGAAGCGCCTCTTCGACATCGTCGCGTCGGCGTTCGCGCTCTGGGTCCTGCTGCCGTTCTTCGCGGTGGTGATCGCGGCGATCAAGCTGACCAGCAAGGGCCCCATCTTCTTCAAGCAGCAGCGCGTGGGACTGAACGGCAAGCCGTTCCACATGCTCAAGTTCCGCTCGATGGTGGTGAATGCCGAGGCGTTGCTCGCCGGCCTCCAGGCGCAGAACGAGCAGACCGGCCCGGTGTTCAAGATGCGCCGCGATCCGCGCATCACGCGCGTCGGCCGCTTCATCCGCAAGTACTCGATCGACGAGCTGCCGCAGCTCATCAACGTGCTCCGCGGCGACATGAGCATCGTGGGGCCGCGGCCGCCGGTGCCGAGCGAGGTCGCGCGCTATGAGCCGTGGCAGCGGCGGCGGCTCTCGGTGCGGCCGGGCCTGACGTGCATCTGGCAGGTGAGCGGCCGCAACCAGATCTCGTTCGAGGAGTGGATGTACCTCGACATGCGCTACATCGATCACTGGAGCCTGACGCAGGATCTGGAGCTCATCGTTCGCACGGTGCCCGTGGTGCTCACCGGGCGCGGCGCGAGCTGAACGATGGCCGACGCGCAGGAGTCGGCACGTGACCTGCTTTCGTGAAGCAGCAGTGCGGCCGCGAGCCGCGTTCCCATCGAGCCCGCGAAAATAGCGGGGAGCGGAGCGAACACCATGCGCGTCGTTGCGCCGATTCTTCTGGCCGCCGTCGGGCTCGGCTGCGCCACCAGCAAGCCGACGTTCGTCTGGGCCGATGAGTACAGCGACCCCATCACCGCCGACGGCAGGCACTACGTGATCGAGCCGGGCGACACCATCTGGGTGCGCGTCTTCAATCAAGAGAACATGTCGACGAAGGGACGCGTGCGCAGCGACGGCATGGTGGCCGTGCCCTTCCTCAACGACGTACAGGCCTCGGGCTACACACCCGACGCGCTCGCTGCGCAGCTCCAAAGCCGCCTCAAGGACTACATCAATGCGCCGCAGGTGACGGTGAGCGTGGAGGAGCTGCACTCCATCACGGTGGCCGTGCTCGGCGAGGTGGCGCACCCGGGCCAGGTGACGACGGCGTCAGGCGCGGGCGTCCTCCAGGTTCTCGCGGCGAGCGGCGGGCTCACCGAGTTCGGCCACCACAACCGCATCTACGTCTTGCGGCTCGCGCCCGAGCGCACCACACGCATCCGCTTCGATCTCGACGAGCTGTATCGCGGTGAGGGCAAGGCGTCGTCGTTCCGCATGCGTCCGGGCGACGTTCTGGTGGTCGAGTAGCCATGCACGCGCTGCTGCTCGCGCTCACGCTCGCCGCTCCGCCGGTGACGTGGCAGGCCGCGGTGACCACCGAGGCGGTGGAGCGCACGCCGGAGCCCGGCGAGGCGTCCACGGTGGCCACTTCGGAGCTTGCGCTCGCGCCGCGCGTGGGTGCGCTCTTCGGCAGCGGCGAGGCGATGTTCGCGCTGGGCTACGCGCCGCGGCTCACGCTCGTGGATCCGCAGGGGCTGAGGCAGCTCGAGGTCCTGCACCAGGCGACCGTCGACGCCACGTTCCGCCCCGACCGCACCTGGCAGCTCGTGCTGGGCGAGCTCTACGCGCGCGGCAACACCAACCTCACGCCGCTGCAGCGCCCCGCGACGGCCGCTGCCGTGCCGGCCGACCAGCTCCCTGGCGTGTCCTCGCTCGACTACATGGGCTCCACCACGCGCGCCGACTTGAAGGGCCAGCTCTCGCGTCGGCTGGAGTTGGTGATCACCCCGAGCTTCTCGATCTCCGGCGGCGCGACACCATCCGCGCGATTGGAACTTCCGCTCGAGCGCACGCCGCGCCTCGACACATCCATGAGTTGGAAGATCGCGGGCGCACAGAGCCTCGGCGTCGCTGCAGCGGCCTGGCACACCGATACGTCCAGCGGACCGACGGCCGATGTCGTCGAAGCGAGCGGAACGTGGCGTCGCCAGCTCGACGAGCGGAGCAAGCTCAGCCTCGCGGCAGGTGCGGGCGCGTACCACACCAGCGAGCCGGGCTCGGCGAACCTCCCCTGGCTCGCAGGGCCGCTGGGGCTCTTCGAATACCGCCGCGGCCTCGGCGAGCGCGCCGAGAACCTGGAGGCGCTGGCACAAGTGTCGCTTGGCCCCGCGGTGGATCCGCTCACCGGCACCGCGGTGGAGCGGGTGGATGGCATCGGCGGCGTCGAATTCACCGCCATGCAGAACCTGCGCCTGGCGGAGCGCGCCAGCTCCGGCGTCACGCTCGACGGAACCCAGGAGGGCTACGCGCAGCTCGAGTCGACGGCCACGTGGACGATCTCGAAGCCGGTGCGTCTTGCCGCCAGCGCGCGCGGGGCCTACCTCACCTCGGAAGCACCGGGCCAGGCGAGCGGGCTGCAGTGGCTGGCCTCGGTGAGCGTCACGGTGGTCGAGGCGGGGGTGCCTTGATGCAGAAGCTGATTCTGCTCGCGGGGCTCGTGGGACCGGTGGCCGTGCCCGCAATCGCGGCGCGCGCTCGAAATCCGCGCCGCGCGCTCAAGCGGCTGCTGCTGGGCACCCTGCTCTTCAATGCCTCGTATCTCGTCGCGTTGCGCTGGCTGTACCCGCGGTTCTGAAGGGAGGGCGCCGTGGAGCGAAAGAGCGTGCTGCTCGTGGAGGACAGCCCGGAGCTCCGGCAGCTCACCCGCGCGCACCTGCTGCGCCTCGGGCTCGACGTGACCGAGGCCGGTGACGGCCGCCACGCGCTCGGCGCGCTCGCCACCCGCAGCTTCGACCTGGTGTGCCTGGACCTGATGCTGCCCGAGGTCAGCGGCTACGAGATCTGCGAGCGCATCCGCGCGAACGACGCGAACCGCAACGTGCCCATCCTGGTCATCAGCGCGCGAAGCTCGGCCACGGATCGCGCGCACGCGCTCGAGGCCGGCGCCGACGCCGTGCTGGTGAAGCCCTTCCGCGCCAACGAGCTGCGCTCGCGCGTCGCCGAGCTGCTCACCGGCGCCCAGAAAGGCGCGCCATGAGCGAGCCTGCTCCCGCGCCGAAGCCGAGCGCCGCCGAGGAGAACGGCGACCTCTTCGACTACGCGCTCATCCGCGACTGGCTGGGCTACGCGCTCGGCTCCACGCTGCGTCATCCTCTCATCGCCATCATCGTCGCGGCGTTGGTGATGTGCACGACCATCGGCGCGCTCAAGGTGCTCCCGCGCTCGTACCACGTGGAGAGCAAGCTCCTCGCCCAGCGCAACACGGTGATGAACGCGCTCGACAACCCCAACCGAAGCTGGGGCGAGGGCGACGCACCGCTGCGCGCAGCGTCGGAGACCGTGCTCCGTCGCGACAACCTGGTGCTGCTCATCAAGCAGACCGACCTGGTGGACACCTGGGAGCGCACCCGCGCGCCCGCCGTGCGCCTCAAGGATCGCGTGCTCGAGCTCATCAACGGGCCACCCACCGACGACGATCGCATCGATGCGCTCGTGGGGTTGCTCGAGAAGCGGCTCACGGTGGAGACCGGTGATCAGACGGTCACCATCTCGCTCGACTGGCCCGACGGCAACACCGCCTTCCGCCTCGTCGACGCCGCGCAACAGAACTTCCTCGAGGCGCGGCACGTCACGGAGATCGCCCTCATCTCCGAGGCCATCTCCATCCTCGAGGGCCACGCCACGCAGGTGCACGAGGCGGTGATGTCCACGATGGACGAGCTGCAGCAGCGCATGAAGGCCGCCGACGCCGCCGACGACAAGGACAAGCCGCCAGACAGCGCGCCCAAGCCCGCGAAGGCGCGCGCGCCGACGCGGCGACCCGAGGACCAGGAGGTCGCGCAGCTCAAGGTGCTGCTCAGCTCCAAGAAGCAGACCATCAAGGACGTGGAGGAGTTTCGCCAGCGCCGCCTCACCGAGCTCCAAACGCAGCTCACCGAGGCCAAGGCCATCTACGCGCCCGCGCACCCCACGGTCCTCAACATCCAGCAGACCATCGACGCGCTGACGCAGCCCTCGCCCCAGGTGGAGCAGCTCCAGCGCGAGGCCAAGGACCTCGAGGACGAGCTCGACCGGCGCGTGACCCACCTCGATGGCATCCAGGAGCCCTCGCGAAAGGACATCGACGACGCGATCAAGCTCAGCCGCAAGGCGCCCTCGGATACGGAAGACGTGAACCTCGAGTACACGCGCTCGCGGCTGCGTCTCGCGGTGAGCCAGTACGACACGCTGCTCGAGCGCATCGACGCAGCGCACATCGAGCTCGACACCGCGCGCGCCGCGTTCAAGTACCGCTACGCCGTCATCCGGCCGGCGCAGGTACCCAAGAAGCCGCAGAAGCCGAACGCCGGCTCGGTGCTCTTCGCGGGCGCGCTGGCGGCCCTGGCGCTGGCGCAGCTCGCGGCGCTGCTCGCGGATCTTCGCGGCGGACGCATCGTGCAGCGCTGGCAGGTGGAGCGGCTCCTGGAGTTGCCCGTGCTGGGCGAGGTGCGGCGCGCGTGAGCGCCGCGCTGCCAGCGCCCGCGGTGGCCCCGCGGCGAACGCCGTGGCTGCTGGCGCCCCTCGCGGTGGGTGCGCCGCTGTGTCTGCTCGCGCTCTTCGTCACTGACGGCAGCCTCGTGCTCGTGCTCGCGCCACTGGCCGGGCTCGGCGTGCTCGCGTTCGTGCTCTTCGGACGGCTCCGCACGAGCGCCATGATTCTGCTCCTCGCGGGCCTCGCGCTGGAGAACCCCTCCGAGCGGCCCGCGAACGGAATGTGGCGTTCGCCGCTCTACCCGCTCGGCGCGCTGCTCCTCGACAAGCTCAACAACGTCACCGGCATCCACGCGCTGCGCTTCACCGGGCTCGACGCGGCCATGCTCCTGCTGGCGTCGGTGCTCGTCTATCGGCGCTGGCACGGCATCGAGCTCGATCGGCGCGGGCAAGTGCAGACCGCGCGGCCGCTCGGCCAGGCCGCGACGGTCTCCCTCGCCGCGATCATCGGGCTCTGGGGCTACGGTCTCGCCACCGGCGGCGACTTCCAGAACTCGCTCTGGCAGGTGCAGAAGCCGCTCTACGTGCCGCTCCTGGCGCTCTTCTTTCAAGCGAGCTTCCAGGGGCCGCGCGATCACGAGCTGCTCGCCAAGATCGTCGTCGGTGCCGCGCTGTGGAAGGCAGCGACCGCGCTCTACGTGCGGCACCTCTTTCCGTGGCTCAGCGACGAAGCGCTGCCGTACGTGAACACGCACTCCGATTCGGCGCTGTACGCGACCGCGTTCACGCTGCTCGTCGCGGCGTTCCTGCTGAAGCCTTCGCGCGCGAGGCTGCTGCGGTGCGTGCTGCTGCTTCCCCTCCTCGCGGAAGGAATGATTGCCAACAACCGGCGGCTGGTCTGGGTGGAGCTCGCCGCCGTGCTCGCCACGCTGCTGCTCTTCATGCCGCGCACGCGGCTCAAGCGGAAGCTCGCGCGCGGCGCGGTCATGGCGACGCCGTTCGCCATCCTCTACCTGGCCATCGGTTGGAACTCGGGCTCCACGATCTTCAAGCCCGCGCGGACGATGCGCTCGGTGGTGAGCTCGGACACCGACTCGAGCTCGAGGAGCCGCGACATCGAGAACTTCAACCTGGTGATGACCACGGGCGCGCACATGCTGCTCGGCCAGGGCTTCGGGCACGAATACGAAGAGCACGTCGTCGGCGACGACATCTCGCACGTGTTTCCACAGTACCGCTACATCCCCCACAACAGCCTGCTCGGGCTTTGGTCGTTCGGCGGCTGGCTCGGCTACACCGGCCTCACCGCCATCCTGAGCGCCGGCGTGTTCCTCGCGGCGCGCGCGTTCCGGATGGCGCGCGATCCGGACCACCGCGTCGCGGCGTTCGTCTCCATCGCTGTCGTCGCCATCTACCTGCTGCAGGGCTACGGCGACATGGGCGTCTTCTCCTGGCTGTCCACCTTCCTGCTCGCGGCGGCGCTGGCCACGGCCGCGAAGCTCGCTGTCGCGGTTCGAGCCTGGCCTTCGCGACAAGCCGAACCTGCACGGGCACAGCTCGCGCCGGAGGGCACGACATGAGCGGCGTCCAGATCATCTGTACGATGGCCGCGGCGCCCGCGCTTTTCGCCGGCGTGTACCTCTTGTTGCTCACGCTCGCCTCGCGTCGCACCTCTGCGCCGCCATTGCTCGACCTGCCGCTCCGCTTCACGATCGTGGTGCCCGCGCACAACGAAGCGCGCGGCATCGCCGAGACGGTGAAGAACCTCCGCGCGCTGGCCTGGCCTCCCGAGCGGTTTCGCGTGCTGGTGCTGGCCGACAACTGCAGCGACGACACCGCGAACCGCGCGCGCGCAGCCGGCGCTCAGGTCATCGAGCGCATCGATCGCGCGAACCGGGGAAAGGGCTACGCGCTGCAGCTCGCGTTCGATCACCTGCTCGGCCAGGGCTGGGCCGACGCGATGGTGGTCGTCGACGCGGACACGTTGGTCTCGCCGAACCTGCTTCGCGCGTTCGCCGCGCAGATCGGCGCGGGCGCGCAGGCCGTCCAGGCGGACTACCGCGTTCGGAACGTCGACGACGCGTGGCGCACGCGGCTCATGGCCATCGCGTTCGGCGCGTTTCACACCGAGCGCTCCCTCGCGCGCGAGCGGCTGGGCCTCTCGTGCGGCCTGCGCGGCAACGGCATGTGCTTCACGGCGGGCACGCTCCGCGCCGTGCCGCACCTCGCGTTCTCGCTCGTGGAGGACCTCGAGTACGGGCTTCGGCTCGGCGAAGCCGGCGTTCGCGTGCACCACGCCGTCGACGCGCAGGTGTTTGGGGAGATGGTGGCGGGTGAGCGCGCGTCGCGGTCGCAGCGTTTGCGATGGGAGCGTGGTCGACGCGCCCTCGCGCGCACGCGCGGTCCAACATTGCTTGCACGTGCACTCGTGAAGCGGAGCGCGCTCTTGCTCGACCTCGCGATCGATCTGCTCCTGCCACCGCTCGCGAGCCTCGCGCTCTACAGCGCGCTCGGGCTGATCGCCGCGCTGATGTTCGGGGGCGGCGCGCTCGCGATCGACGCGTTCTCCTTCACGCTCTTTGCCATCGCGCTCCACGTCGTGCGCGGCTGGCAGCTCTCGGGAACAGGCGCGCGTGGCCTGGCCGACCTCCTGCGCGCCCCGGTTTACCTGCTCTGGAAGCTGGGGCTCGCACTTCGCCGGCCCACGCAGCGCCCGACGAGTTGGGTGCGCACCGCACGCGGAGGCGAGAGCCCATGACGAAGCCCAAGGCCACCGCCGAGGAGCTGCCGCCGGCCCACCCCTACACGCTCGCGCGCGTGCAGGAACTCTGGTACGCGCTGCAGGCGCGCAGCTGGCTCTCGCTGGCGATCGTCCCCTCGCATCCGGGCAGCGGCAGTCGCGAGCTGGCGCGCGCGCTCACAGAAGTGGGAAGCGCGCTGCGCGGAGAGCCCGTTCACCTCTTCGACGCCGAGCACAGTGACTCGGACGCCGTCGTGAAGCTGATGGTCGACGTTCGCGCGTACACCCGCGACAACGAGCGCGTGGTGATCGCGCTTGATCCGCCGGTCATCAACCCCACGGCCATCTCGCTGATTCGCGCCGCCGACGCCGCGCTGCTCACGATCGAGCGCGGGCGTGCAGACCTTCGCTCCGCACGAAAGACCATCGAGCTCGTCGGTCCAGATCGTCTCGTTGGAAGTGTGCTCGTTCAAGCGAGGTAGCCATGAGCTCGCCACGCGTCAGCGTCGTCGTCGCCACGTACAACCGGAAGGCGTTGCTGCTGCGCCTCCTGCGCCAGCTCGCTGCGCAACGGGTCGCGCCTGATGAGCTGGAGCTCATCGTCGTCGACGACGGCTCTGCGGAGCCCGTGGCAGCCGATGTCGAGGCGCTGCAGCTGCCCTGTCGTGTGGAGGTGATCACCCAGGCGAACGCGGGCGCCGCTGCGGCACGCCACGCGGGCGTCGCGTGCGCGCGCGGCGACGTCATCGTGCTCGTGGACGACGACATGCAGGTCGCCCCGGACTTCCTCGCCGAGCACCTGGCCGTGCACGACGTGCATCCGCACGCGGTGGTGCTCGGTCGAATCGCCGCCGATCCTGCGCTGCGCGAGATGCCGCTCTTCGAGCGCTACAACGCGTGGCGACTCGAGCGCTGGGAGCGGGCGCAGCGCGCCGGCGCATTCGCCCTGCACGGCAACAACCTCTGCACCGGGAACGTGTCGTTCCGTCGCGAGGACTACGAGGCCGTGGGCGGCTTCGACCTCTCGCTCCGCCGCAGCGAGGACGCGGAGCTCGGACTTCGCCTCGAGGCACACGGCGTGTTCTTCACCTTCCGTGAGAGCGCCGTCGTGCAGCACGGCAGCGACCACACCAGCTGGGAGAACTGGCTCCAGAGCGCGCGGCGTTACGGCGCGTTCGATCTCCGCATCGCGCGCAAGCACGCGCACATGCCGCACGCGGATCCCTGGCGCTACCTCTTCGCGCTTCGCGCTCCCGTGCGGCCCTTCCTCGCGTTCGCAGCGGCCGCTCCTCACCTCGCAGAAGCGCTGTCCCGCGGGACCGTGCGCGCGGCTGAAGCGCTCGATCGCCGGGGCCTGGAGTCACTCGCCATTCCGCTCACGGGCATCGCGTACGGCGTGGAGTACTTCCGCGGCATCCGCGGCGAGGCCGGCTCACTCAGCGAGGCGCTCGAGAGCGCGATCGAATTTCTCACCAAGATTGGCGATGCACCGGAATGCGATGTCCGTGCGCCACGCTTCGCGGCGGCCGCGGTCAGCGCTGCCCGCGACTTCGCCGCCGATCGCGCCGCGCGCCACCGCTGCGAGTCGCGCTATGGCTACGCGGGCACGCGCGGACAACCGCTCGGCGCCGAGCTCGCGACGAAGATCGGCCTGCAGCTCGCCGCAGGCTACCGCCTGATGCGCCTGTGGCGCGCCGCGGGAGTTTCAGTCGGCGCGAAGATCACCTCGCGGTTCATCCGCCACCTCTACGGCTCCGACATCCACTGGGACGCCGAGCTCGCGCCGGGCACCACCTTCGTGCACGGCTTCGGGCTCGCCATCAGCCACGCCGCGCGCGTCGGGCCGGACTGCGTGATCTCGCAGAACGTCACGCTCGGCATGGGCATCGATCCCGTCACGCGCGAGACCGGCGGACCGACGCTCGGCGCCGGCGTGCACGTGGGCGCGGGGGCCGTGCTCATTGGTCCGATCACCGTCGGCGCGGGCTCGAAGGTCATGCCCAACGTGGTGCTCACCACCTCGGTGCCGCCGGGCTCGCTCGTCGAGGCGCCCGTGCCCCACGTGCGCCCGCGCCTGAAGCCACAGAACGAGCCGCTCGCAGCGCGGGCTCGCAGTGCCTCTGGAGAACGGAGCTGAACCATGCGCGCCGGGCTTCTGCTCTTTGCGGCTTCGGCCGTGCTCGCGTGTCGACCGACGCACGCGAACGAGCCACCCAAGCACCCACCCGCGGGGCCGTTCCCTGAAGCGGCGACGAAGATCTGGGACAAGGGCCTCGCCGACGGCTGGGAAGATTGGGGCTGGGCGCCGCGCAAGCTCGAGGCCGGTCAGCCCGCGCGCCTCGACATGGGCCACTACGGCGGCTGGATCCTCGCGCACCGCAAGCTCGAGGGGCACTGGGGCGGCGTGCGCATCCGCTACCGCGCGCCCGCGGGCTACGGCGAGTTCCTCGAGGTGCGCGTCGACTCGGATCAGTCGGTGAGCTACCCGCGCGTCGCGTTGGACGTC from Deltaproteobacteria bacterium harbors:
- a CDS encoding AMP-binding protein, with product MSTQELVSDFDPFAGPAILDVAPTTEPQRELWTATRLGSEASLAFNESITLTLRGDVDVLALGSALEDLVARHAALRSTFSADGTSLLVGPPLFVAPKLNDLSARADRDAVFTALLESEVQTPFDLEHGPVCRAHLVRMSPQEVRAIFTAHHLVCDGWSTAVIVREWAALYSARKPGHPVALEPAESIAAYAREQARTGAASKPADEAYWLSRFSGELPVLELPTDRVRPAQKTYASRRMDRLLPEELVSRVRRAAARERGSLFNALLAGFGVLMGRLTGQEDVVIGIPSAGQGVGDHETLVGHCVNTLPIRLAPARDKSFLALLAETRRATLDASEHQAFTYGRLLRSLPLARDPSRLPLASVCFNLDRGLSEREMPFAGLEVQLQTNPRRFETFDLFVNAVEQRGEVTLEVQFNSDLFEARTVERWMEAYAQLLDAASLELATPIANLPMLTPREQGQLDAWNATERSVPGPQLIHRRFEEQVAENPERIAVQTGNRVVTFGSLNARANQLARRLRELGVGRGTHVGVCVERSERMLVGLLGALKAGAAYVPLDPGFPKERLAFMAEDAAIAALVTEQSLSERLELKAKQVVTLDADDSLAPLDSSDLEAGPNSARSDDAAYVIYTSGSTGKPKGVAVPHRAVANFLSSMVDGPGMTASDTVLAVTTLSFDIAVLELLLPLTVGAKIVLASRETTSEGAALAELLGSSGA
- a CDS encoding sugar transferase, with the protein product MSGFLGALSPGRMAKLNLLGDLAVLVLAVAFASRGHGLFWSMLLAPVWILTAAALRHYDPWASDRSALDDLALVSVLVAAVTTVQAMLNALFGSWLPTPNVGHYALASFPLHAALRALIRGLRRLDKPLDEVLVVGTGPLGRLTREDVAHSRRRRVLGYLRFPDEPEPERSNAYLGVSDELESILRDVPVAEVYVAGNAIKQGPAMQRVVHTCERFGVPFALPAQPFRLDRAQAMGAGFSGDGYQHLLCCSYKPAQMAVKRLFDIVASAFALWVLLPFFAVVIAAIKLTSKGPIFFKQQRVGLNGKPFHMLKFRSMVVNAEALLAGLQAQNEQTGPVFKMRRDPRITRVGRFIRKYSIDELPQLINVLRGDMSIVGPRPPVPSEVARYEPWQRRRLSVRPGLTCIWQVSGRNQISFEEWMYLDMRYIDHWSLTQDLELIVRTVPVVLTGRGAS
- a CDS encoding polysaccharide biosynthesis/export family protein; protein product: MRVVAPILLAAVGLGCATSKPTFVWADEYSDPITADGRHYVIEPGDTIWVRVFNQENMSTKGRVRSDGMVAVPFLNDVQASGYTPDALAAQLQSRLKDYINAPQVTVSVEELHSITVAVLGEVAHPGQVTTASGAGVLQVLAASGGLTEFGHHNRIYVLRLAPERTTRIRFDLDELYRGEGKASSFRMRPGDVLVVE
- a CDS encoding response regulator: MLLVEDSPELRQLTRAHLLRLGLDVTEAGDGRHALGALATRSFDLVCLDLMLPEVSGYEICERIRANDANRNVPILVISARSSATDRAHALEAGADAVLVKPFRANELRSRVAELLTGAQKGAP
- a CDS encoding glycosyltransferase family 2 protein, translated to MSGVQIICTMAAAPALFAGVYLLLLTLASRRTSAPPLLDLPLRFTIVVPAHNEARGIAETVKNLRALAWPPERFRVLVLADNCSDDTANRARAAGAQVIERIDRANRGKGYALQLAFDHLLGQGWADAMVVVDADTLVSPNLLRAFAAQIGAGAQAVQADYRVRNVDDAWRTRLMAIAFGAFHTERSLARERLGLSCGLRGNGMCFTAGTLRAVPHLAFSLVEDLEYGLRLGEAGVRVHHAVDAQVFGEMVAGERASRSQRLRWERGRRALARTRGPTLLARALVKRSALLLDLAIDLLLPPLASLALYSALGLIAALMFGGGALAIDAFSFTLFAIALHVVRGWQLSGTGARGLADLLRAPVYLLWKLGLALRRPTQRPTSWVRTARGGESP
- a CDS encoding glycosyltransferase → MSSPRVSVVVATYNRKALLLRLLRQLAAQRVAPDELELIVVDDGSAEPVAADVEALQLPCRVEVITQANAGAAAARHAGVACARGDVIVLVDDDMQVAPDFLAEHLAVHDVHPHAVVLGRIAADPALREMPLFERYNAWRLERWERAQRAGAFALHGNNLCTGNVSFRREDYEAVGGFDLSLRRSEDAELGLRLEAHGVFFTFRESAVVQHGSDHTSWENWLQSARRYGAFDLRIARKHAHMPHADPWRYLFALRAPVRPFLAFAAAAPHLAEALSRGTVRAAEALDRRGLESLAIPLTGIAYGVEYFRGIRGEAGSLSEALESAIEFLTKIGDAPECDVRAPRFAAAAVSAARDFAADRAARHRCESRYGYAGTRGQPLGAELATKIGLQLAAGYRLMRLWRAAGVSVGAKITSRFIRHLYGSDIHWDAELAPGTTFVHGFGLAISHAARVGPDCVISQNVTLGMGIDPVTRETGGPTLGAGVHVGAGAVLIGPITVGAGSKVMPNVVLTTSVPPGSLVEAPVPHVRPRLKPQNEPLAARARSASGERS